The Brassica napus cultivar Da-Ae chromosome C7, Da-Ae, whole genome shotgun sequence genomic interval TGAAATCTTCCGGAAGAGTAAGAGTCGGAGATCTTGTCATTTCAGTGGTGAAGATGAGAGGATCTGGACTTGCAACAAGCTGGGTTTCATGACAGAGTTCAGGTTCAATAGGCGGAGGAAGTGGTTCGTCGTTGGATCCGCATTGTCAAGTGGAATCAGTGAGACTGTGTGGTGGTGTTTCCGGCATGGTTCTTGGTTTTGTCGGAACGGTAGAGTTTCGGCGGGATGTTCTTTGTGTTTTGACCTAAACGTCAAGGTGGAGTTTTGGATGCTGTGCCGTTTTGGTCTTGGGCCATTACTAGACTTATCACGTTTAATAGAAAGACAATAAGAATGAGTTGGCCTGATAAGAACCCACTCTTTTACGAGCTCATGCTGAGCTGGAGAAAGTTTGTTACAAGTGGGACCCGAGAGTAACAAACTAAGTTGTCTTCCTCATATAAAGGTTTCGCGATACAGAGAGAGATTATCCGAAACAGAGAGAAGAAAGGGAGATACAAGGAGCAGCTGGGAGAGAAAGATCGTGATCGAGATAGAGAGATCCTGTAGTATTAATAGCTCTTGAGATCCAAGCTCTTTCTCCGGTTCAGGCTATTAGTTTTTGGCGTTGAAAGACTCAGAGGAGGACAGGGAGTCATCCTCATCGTAGTCGCTATGATAGTCTTCTCCGGTATACGTCTTGTGTAGAAGCTTGATATAGCTACACATAAAGCAAACGATAACAATCTCGGTATCATCTTCCTCATTGTATCATCGATCAATAGACGTGGAAAAGCTTGAAAGTTTCAATCTCTCCCCTGACAGTAGGAAACGAAGTATGGGTAAACAATTCGTGTGTGTTCTCTATTGCTTTAGATTGATCATAAACGAAATCGAATCAAGCACAAATCAATTGAACTAGAGCGGTTAGGATCGATCGGAAGTGAACGGTTCTTAAGAAGTCATTGAGAAACatgaaaaaacaacaaaagGCGATAACCATACAAATACATAGAACTTAGAAGAAAACATAGTCTACTAATAGTTTAATACTTCACACCTCGTACAAGCCTTCTCTCGGAAGAATCACTTCGGAAACTACCAAGCGAACTAGATCGTTCAGTTTTGTTAGGTATAGTTTTGGAGAGCCATTCAAGTCCTTCGTATAAGCCTTGCCCAGTTATGGCTGATGTTCCCTGTATAAACCTGCACCAATCATAAATATACACAAAGCTATTGTTCATTCTCTTACCTctaaatatattgtaaattaGAAAGAACAACAGAACACGTTTTGTAATTACCAACAGCGTTTGGTTAGGCCGTGCAGACCAAGGTTGTTGGCAACTTGGTCCACCGGTAGAGCATTTCTTGAATCTTGCTTGTTCGCAAAGACGAGTACACATGCATTCTGTAGTTCATTCTGTACATTTTTTAATCAATACAGAAAGTTgtaaacatagagaaagaggagaaaTTTAGTAACACTTGAAAGAGCATTTCTATATGATTTTACATTGGTTAATATTCGATGCAGCTCATTACGAGCTTCTGATAACCTTGCACTGTCACTACTATCCACCACAAAGATTAGTCCTTGCGAGTTCTGAAAATAGTGTCTCCACAATTTTCGAATCTGTTCAAATTTTGGCAGATCAATAAAACCGATTTAAGATTCCATGAGGAGCcttgaaataaagaaaaaataaaacaaatctgtTTTATACACTTGTCGAGAGGTACTAGAGTAAATCATGGCCCTGTTTTTGTGTGGACTAGTCCAGTTTCAGAGAGATGAGTAAAAGATGAAATAAATATGGAACTTACCTTCTCTTGTCCTCCTATATCCCATACAGTGAAATTGATGCCTTTGTATTCTACCGTCTCGAGGTTGAACCCTTTGTACATGGTAAAAAAGAGCCATGAACATTGTTAAGAATTTTATCAACCTATCAAGAGTGTTTTCCTTACAGATGCACACATAATCAAGGGTGAAAAAGTTAACTATCTACGGATTACAGATAAGCTATCATCCACATAGAATGATCAAAAGTACTAACGAAAACATACCAATAGTAGGCACTGTTGTGACAACTTCACCGAGCTTTAGCTTGTAAAGGATGGTAGTCTTCCCTGAACCATCAAGACCCACCATCAAAATCCTTACTTTAGACTTGGGAAGAAACCTTTTCGCTATACGTGAAAATCTAGCTCCCatattgaaaaagaaaagaaaatttccAGAAATCTGAAATATTGTGAAAGAAACAGAGCTTATCTCAAGCTATAAGCCGCATGAGAAAGAAATGAGAgaataaaaagtttgaattgCTGAACGTAAAAGCAAGCACAAAGGCAAATATGCATTAGAAGAAAGGCTGTAGGGAATAAATTCTTAAAGGTGAATGAAGCAAAGAATGGTCTGCCTTTTCCAAACTCAAAAGCTTACCGTATATTTTCGCTTCCAGTAGATTGATTTCAGACACTGAAGAAGACCTGGTCAGATTCTGTGTTCTGGCTCATCTTAGAAGAATATAATCAGAATCGTATTCCCTGAGAGTACATCACCAGCAGCAATATGGAAGATGACACGTACATAGGAACACACATTACTTTAATTTCATAGAGTAGGTTGTGTGAGCCCAAAACTCGCACAAtcaaatttataagaaaaaagaaatatttttataggggATTCGGATTTTCTGCTATAACCAACTACACGTAATCAGGGATAAAATATGGCATGAAAATTATTcgaagtaaaaaaataaaaataacaaatagacTCTTTATTCCAAATTTCAGCAGAAGCGTTCAAGAAAGGAAACCATACAAGAGGCTCGTCTGAAAGTGATATTACAACTGAACAGTATGCAAAGGCAGTAAAGCTTCTAAGTTCAGCTAGATTAACCAACCAAACCTAAAGTTCCTTTTCAGTCGCAGCTCGTGCGCAAACAGTTGAAAATTATAAAGCCTAGCTAAGTTCTAAGTTACAAAGAGTTTTTGTAGCgaatttatgttttgtttctgcTCTGTCCTTGCTGTTAGATGCAACGATCAGATGGACATTCTGATACATACGCAAGTACAAGAGCGAATGGAGCAGAATCTGCAACAGAGAAGTGTACGTGCGGATGAACAAGTCAAGATAAAGATTGCGACTTGAAGAATGGATTGCGGACCAAGGCGAAGTTAATGTGAAGACATCTTGGGGAGCAAGCTTGAAGATATTCACCTTGGAGAAGGGAGATCTCACGATGGGAAGTTCTTAAAGACTTTGGAGAGGTTTTCAGGGGACTTACCTTATTTGGGTAGATAGTGAATATTGGGTAGATAGGCGACTTGGATGTATTGTGTATATATAGTCATACTCGACCTGTGGATTAGGATTATCGAGAGAATTGTATTCTTTGCATAAGAGTGGAGTTCACTAAGCTCGTAAACGAGTAAATAACACTAAGGGCTAAGGGGGAGAGATTCTAGAGATCTTGTATTCGATCTTAGGACGTGTGAGGCTAGGGGCACAAGTCAAGAAGGTTCTTGATCTTGATCGGGTTCTGTTTAAAGAGAGACTTGTAAGTTCACTTTAAAAGAATACTAGTAATAACACATATCTTTGTAGAGATATTCTCTGGTGTACTATGTGCTTTACTTTGTTGGTTAGTTCTTGCATTTACAAGTGGTGTCAGAGCGGTCACCCGTTCGATTATATAACAGGTGAGATCTTGCGGAACAAATGGAGAACTATCATGAGCTGGTGTCGAGCACACGGGTGATGTTGGATGGATCCAACTATGGACTTTGGAAGTCACGGATGAGATCTATCATTCGATGGATTGATGCCATGGTGTGGAAGTCTGTGACAACGAGATGGTCATAACAAAAGGTCAAGGACGAGAATGGTGTTGAAtccaacaaagaagaagaacattGGACCGAGACGGAACTCAAGATGGCGAAGTTCAACTCCAGAGCACTTTCAGCTATACATGCTAGTGTTAGGAAGAAGCATTTTGAGCTGATTCAGGgatgtgagacagccaaggtaGCTTGGGAAATACTGCAAACTCACTTCGAAGGAACTTCAAAAGTGAAGAGCTCACGATTGGATTATCTAGCATCCAAGTTTGAGAATCTCAAAATAGGAGAACATGAGCCAGTTGAAGAATTCAGCTCACAACTCAGTGGCATAGCTCAGGAATCCTTGATACTGGGAAAGAAGTACAAGGATAAGAAGCTGGTCAAGAAGTTCCTAAGGTGTCTACCATCTAAGTATACCGTGTACAAGGCAGCTATGTCAGTCTCTCTAAACACAGATGAGATAAGCTTTGATGAAGTGGTGGGGATGCTGAGACCACATGAAATGGAGATTGACGGAGGAAAGAAAGGAAAGGGAGTCGCACTGGTATCACAAGAATCAGATGACAAAGAAGATGACGATGATCCAGTAAGTATGCTAGCCAGGCGTTTTGACAAAGTCCTTCATAGAGCCGAATCAGGTAAGAGAAGAGGAAGTCCATCACGACGTGCTGCAGAAGGTGAGAAACGAACATCTGAGTCAGAAAAGAACGATCAAAAAGTGGAGGTTCAGTGTCATGAGTGTAAGGGGTATGGACACTACAAGACTGAATATCCAACTGTCCGAAGGAGAGAAATCAAGTGCTACAAGTGCAAAGGAATTGGACACTCTCAGCTGGAATGTGTCAATGATCAGAAGAGGAGACATGAGAAGTCGATGATCGGAATTGATGAGATAGACTCAGAAGAAGACAGTGATGAAGAGGATCTGGCTAACTTCGTAGCATTCATTGGCATCACAGAGTTCGTGGAAGGAGAAACTGACATAGACGAAAATCAGTCAAGCGCAGACGATGATCAGTCAAGCGCAGACGGTGATGATGGAATTGACTATCAAGAACTGTGTCAGACAGTAGTTCAGAATGGTAAGGAGAATCTATGTCTCAAAAAGGAGAAAAGCGGGTTGGAAGACACGGTGATAAATCTCATAAAAAAACTCGATGATGGAAGAAAGAAGGAGGCAAATACCTCAGATCTGAAGAAGGATAATGAACGGCTTGTTGTCCAAATTGAAGTACTAGAAAAACATGTAAAAAACGAGAAGGCCCGATCGTCTGACTTAAATGCCAAGCTGGAACATCATTACAAGACTGTCAGGATGCTCACTGGGTCAAAGGAACTTGATAAAATCTTGGGTCTGGGGAGACAGGATCAGACTCCTCGAGGTCTAGGATACACTGGGTATGGAAAGAGTGATACACGACCCATCaaatttgtctcaagctccaacTCCGAGGGAAGAACAACAAGTGAAGGTACTACCTCAAAGATTGTTACTGAGAAAGTTAAAAATCTCCAGAAGGTGCTACGAccagagattcagtaggagagaGGATGTTACTACTGTGGAAAACCAGGTCACATCAAGAAGAAATGCTATCACTATCGGGAGAAAGTAAATCAGTTGCTGAGACAAGGAAAGTACTGGTGGAATGGCTCTCGAAATCAAGTCTGGATCAGGAAATCTGATTTAGGACATACGACAATGAAACCTACTCAACGACCTATCCACAGAGGTCTGACATGCAGCATGGCACTTGTATCAGAAGCAGTGGCATTGGTGTCTGAAGATGAAAAACCATGGTACTTCTACAGTGGATGTTCTCGCCATATGACAGGAGCACGCGAGAATCTCAGAGATATAAAGCCATTGAAAGGAGGAAGAGTCACATTTGGAGATGGAAGCCAATGAGCGATCAAAGGCAAAGGGAAGACAGTTGAATCCAGACCGCCTCTTAAGGATGTGTTCTTAGTCAACGGACTAAAAGCAAACCTAATCAGCATCAGTCAACTGCTATGTATGGAGAACAGAGTCATGTTACATGGAGTACTATCTGCTAACAACTGCTATGTATGGCAGAGGGTACAACAGTGCTTTGTTGCACATGATGAAACAAGTGTGTGGCATCAAAGACTTGGTCACATGAATATGAGGCATATGACTAACATCATCAAGAAAGGTGCAGTCAGAGGCATTCCTCTGCTGGAGGAAACGGAGAAGACAATATGCGGACCGTGCAATCAAGGAAAGCAGGTCAAAGTCCAACACAAGATGATTCAAGATATTCAGTCAAAGGATATGCTTGAAATGATACACATGGATCTCATGGGTCCTATGCAGACGGAGAGCATAGCAGGGAAGAGGTATTCAAGGTTCACATGTGTGAGATTCATTTGTGAAAAGTCTTATACACTGGAAAGCTTCAAGATCTGGGTTCTTCAAGTTACAAATGGGAAGAGAAGACTGAAGCAGATTCGCAGTGATCATGTGGGATAATTCCAGAATGAAGCCATGAGTAACTTCTGTGGACAACACGGAATAGTTCCGCAATTTGCTGCACCCAAaactcctcaacaaaatggagtggtAGAAAGGAAGAATCGCACGCTTCAGGAGATGGCGAGAGCTATGATGCATGGTAACAATGTGCAGCAGAGGTTCTGGGCAGAGGCTATTAGCACCCCATGCTACATCATAAACCGTGTATATGTCAAGAGAGGAACTGTCAAGACTCCGTATGAACTCTGGAAAGGTAAAACACCAAACCTCAGCTACTTTCACGTTTTTGGGTGCAAGTGTTACATTCTGAATGACAAAGAGCATCTTGGCAAGTTTGATGCAAGAAGTGATGAAGGCATGTTCTTGGGGTACTCAGCGAACAGCTCAAGATTCAGAGTCTGCAACTTGAGGTCCCTGATGATCATGGAGTCAGTAAATGCCGTGTTCGATGATGTCACATCAGTTCAGTGGGAAAACGATGAGGATTAGAAGACGGATACACCATCGGATGCATCAAAGGATCCATCAACTGAATCAATGAATGACACATCGCCACCCTCAGAGTGAACTCAGGAGATGAGTACTCCAAATGTTCACAGAAATCACTCATCAAGTGATGTTATTGGCAAGGTGaatgaaagaagaagaacaagaggcgtGAAGATCAACTTCAGAGAAATGGTGCAGTATGCGTGTTTTGTCCCAAATATTGAGCCGAAAGACCACACCAAAGCACTCTCGGATGAGTTATGGATCCAAGCCATGCAGGAGGAACTAGAACAGTTCATCAGAAATGATGTATGGGAGTTGGTGGAGAAGACAGGTGATGGTTACATAGTTGGAACTAAGTGGATCTTCAAGAACAAGATTGATGAGAGTGGATTTGTTGTCAGAAACAAAGCAAGATTGGTCGCCCAGGGGTATTCGCAAATCGAGGGAGTTGATTTTGAAGAAACATTTGCTCGAGTGGCTAGATTGGAATCTATCAGACTATTCAATAGTTTGGCATGTATCATGAACTTCACAGTGTACCAAATGGATGTTAAGAGTGCATTT includes:
- the LOC106445765 gene encoding probable ADP-ribosylation factor At2g15310, whose translation is MGARFSRIAKRFLPKSKVRILMVGLDGSGKTTILYKLKLGEVVTTVPTIGFNLETVEYKGINFTVWDIGGQEKIRKLWRHYFQNSQGLIFVVDSSDSARLSEARNELHRILTNNELQNACVLVFANKQDSRNALPVDQVANNLGLHGLTKRCWFIQGTSAITGQGLYEGLEWLSKTIPNKTERSSSLGSFRSDSSERRLVRGVKY